A genomic window from Candidatus Binataceae bacterium includes:
- a CDS encoding vanadium-dependent haloperoxidase, with the protein MSHDQGSKFEASRRNFLKAAGGAAAFAAFAGSAVVVDAAPQPGGAGSTILRNLSAVNLKDGAARNEFNTFAYNHPSNGDESLYSTKIASYSKGLPHNSFGEVDLSAWKGFIQTLNSGNPAAFEQLALGGDVPLVDPQSGLAFDLEGQDGHGLVEEPPPALASAEEAGEAVELYWAALLRDVPFADYDSDSGVAAACADLNKLSDFRGPRIGGKVTPGTLFRGFTAGDLVGPYFSQFLVQPLQFGAVPIDQRIKTFVAGQDYMTDFPSFLATQNGAINYPFTAPTFDSTHRYLRNGRDIAAWVHVDILYQAYLFACIYLVDINAPLNAGNPYLHSKTQSGFGTFGIPHIKALLAEVADRALKAVWYQKWFVHRRLRPEEFGGLAHLTLSNERTYPLHPDLLNSDAMDAVHITYNSWLLPQAFPEGCPQHPSYGAGHATVAGACVTVLKAFFNENFVLPSPVMASDDGLSLVPYTGSDAGQITVGGELNKVAANIAIGRNLAGVHWRSDYQQSLLLGEALAITILRDQKPTYNENFNGFTFTKFDGTTITV; encoded by the coding sequence ATGTCGCACGATCAGGGGTCGAAGTTTGAGGCCAGCCGGCGTAATTTTCTCAAAGCGGCAGGCGGCGCGGCAGCATTCGCCGCGTTTGCCGGATCGGCTGTCGTCGTCGATGCGGCTCCGCAGCCCGGCGGCGCCGGAAGCACGATCCTGCGCAATCTGAGCGCGGTCAATCTCAAGGACGGCGCGGCACGCAACGAGTTCAACACCTTCGCCTACAACCATCCGAGCAACGGCGACGAATCGCTCTATTCCACGAAGATCGCCAGCTATTCCAAGGGCCTGCCGCACAACAGTTTTGGCGAAGTCGATCTGTCGGCGTGGAAAGGATTCATCCAGACACTGAACAGTGGTAATCCCGCGGCCTTCGAGCAACTCGCTCTTGGCGGCGACGTGCCGCTGGTCGATCCGCAGTCGGGTCTTGCCTTCGATCTCGAGGGGCAGGACGGCCATGGGCTCGTTGAAGAGCCGCCGCCAGCACTCGCGAGCGCAGAGGAGGCGGGCGAAGCGGTTGAGCTCTACTGGGCGGCGCTTCTGCGCGATGTCCCGTTCGCCGACTACGACTCCGATTCCGGAGTCGCGGCGGCCTGCGCGGATCTTAACAAGTTGTCAGACTTCCGCGGGCCCAGGATCGGCGGCAAGGTGACGCCGGGCACGCTGTTCCGCGGCTTCACGGCCGGCGATCTGGTGGGTCCTTACTTCTCGCAGTTTCTCGTGCAGCCGCTCCAATTCGGCGCGGTACCGATCGATCAGCGCATCAAGACGTTCGTCGCGGGACAGGATTACATGACGGATTTTCCGTCATTCCTTGCGACTCAGAACGGCGCGATTAACTATCCGTTTACAGCACCCACGTTCGACTCGACGCACCGCTACCTGCGCAACGGCCGCGACATCGCCGCCTGGGTGCACGTCGATATCCTCTACCAGGCGTATCTCTTTGCCTGCATTTACCTGGTCGATATCAACGCGCCGCTCAATGCGGGCAATCCTTACCTGCACTCGAAAACGCAGAGCGGCTTCGGGACATTTGGTATTCCGCACATCAAGGCGCTGCTCGCGGAAGTCGCCGACCGCGCGCTCAAGGCAGTCTGGTATCAGAAATGGTTCGTGCATCGCCGGCTGCGTCCCGAGGAATTCGGCGGACTGGCCCACCTGACGCTGTCGAACGAGCGGACCTATCCGCTCCATCCCGACCTGCTCAATTCCGATGCGATGGACGCAGTTCACATAACGTATAACTCGTGGTTGCTGCCGCAGGCGTTTCCCGAAGGATGCCCGCAGCATCCGTCGTACGGCGCGGGCCATGCGACCGTCGCGGGCGCCTGCGTGACCGTGCTCAAGGCGTTCTTCAACGAGAATTTCGTGTTGCCCAGTCCCGTGATGGCGTCCGACGACGGCCTTTCGCTGGTGCCGTATACCGGCAGTGATGCGGGTCAGATCACGGTCGGCGGCGAGCTGAACAAGGTGGCGGCAAATATAGCTATCGGTCGCAACCTTGCTGGCGTGCATTGGCGCTCGGACTACCAACAATCGCTGCTGCTGGGCGAGGCGCTGGCGATCACGATCCTTCGCGACCAGAAACCTACCTACAACGAGAACTTCAACGGCTTCACGTTCACGAAGTTCGACGGCACGACGATCACTGTCTAG